The sequence ATAAGTAAGATTGAAAACCTATCACTCAGTGAAGTTCCAACACGGATTGAAATTCCCATGGCTGAAGTATCACCTGCGGTCACAACAGAGTCTATTAAAGATTTAGCTTTTGATTCTATCATTGGCGAATTTTCAACAAATTTTCTAGTCAAGGAGCAGAATCGTTCCGCAAACTTGACTGCAGCTGCTAAAGCCTTGGATGGCAAATTACTTAAGCCCGGTGAGACTCTTTCCTTTAACCAGGTTGTAGGGCCTCGGGAACCGGGAACCGGGTATAAGGAAGCTTATGTATTAATAAATGGCGAATATGTCAAAGGAACCGGCGGGGGTATTTGCCAAGTATCTTCTACACTATACAATGCAGTATTACTAAGTAATTTAGAAATTGTTGAACGTATGCCTCATGCTGTTGTTGTAGGTTATGTGCCTCCCGGACAAGATGCAACCGTTAACTATCCCAATATTGATTTCAAATTTAAAAATAACTCCCAGAGTTTAGCATATCTACGAACTGAAGTAAAATCTGGAGTCTTAACAGTTAGGATTTGGGGTAAGAAGACTGGTAATACTGTTCGAATTGAACGACAAGTAGAGAGAGAAATCCCTTATACAACAAAAAGGCGGCTCGATCCTAAGCTTCCCAAAGGTCGAGTCGTTCGAGACCAAGGTGGTGTTAAAGGGATTGTAGTAAATACTTGGCAGGTTATCCGAGATGAGAGTGGCAGTGAAACCAAGAAATTTCTTGGCCGGGATTCATATGCTCCGACAAATCGCATTTTCCGCGTAGGAACATAGTGTTCGAGATAGAGAAAGAGAGAGTGAGAAATGGCCAGAAAAAAGAAGACCATGGGAATATTGACGTGGATTATTCTTCTTTCCGTGGTCGGGGGCTTTGGAGTATTATCTTGGTGGAGTTGGGCAACAAAGCCTTACTCCACCTCGGGAAACAGTGTGAAAATTACCATTTCTCCGGGAACAACTGCGGCGCAATTAGCTAGGGAATTGCAAGAGCGTCAGCTCATCCGCAGCGCGGAGATGTTCCAACTCTTGGCCCGTGAACGTCGAGATGATTTTAAACTATATGTAGGGGATTATCAGATAGCCCCCACAATGTCTCCTAAGGAAATGATAGAGCACCTAATTAGTGGTTCAACTTCTGTGGATACCAATATGGTGACAATTCCGGAAGGGTATACTACTGAACAGATTATTGAGCTTTTGGTGCAAAAAGGAATAGGGAGTAAAGGGGAGTTAACTAAAGTTGTTACGGAAGATTCGTTTCCGTATGAATTTCTAAAGGATGCGCCTCAAGGGATCCACCGCTTAGAAGGATATTTATTTCCAAATACCTATGACATCCCAGTTGAAACTTCTCCTCATGAAGCTATTGATTTGCTCTTGCGGCAATTTGCCAAAGAACTAACCCCGGAGGTTCAGCAACAGCTTGTTGCTATGAAGTTGTCTGTTGCTCAATGGGTTATCCTGGGATCTCTAATTGAAAAGGAAGCGGTAAGAGAATCGGATCGGGCCTTAATTGCTTCAGTTTTGTTTAACCGCTTAAAGATTAACCAGCCTCTTCAGATAGATGCTACAATTCAGTTTTTGCTGGGTACACCCAAGCCTAAACTCTCCTACCAGGATTTGCAGATTCCTTCACCCTATAACACTTATCTGCATGCCGGTTACCCGCCTGGACCCATCGCCAGCCCGGGGCATGCCTCGTTGCAAGCTGTATTGAATCCAGCTCAGACAGATTTTCGCTACTATGTCGCCAAAAAGGATGGTTACCATGTGTTCGCGAAGACCTATGCTGAGCATCTGAAGAATGTTGAGTTGTATCAGTGAGGGTGAAAGCGAGATGGTATGGCAAGCGAGATGACTTTTGCACGTTCACCCGAAACTCCGTTGCTGCTCACTGGATGTTAAAACGAAAACGCTAAACCCTTCTGCTTTCTGCAAGTTAACCATAGCGTTTTCATGTTTTAACATCGGCGTTCGCCGGACGCAACTCCGTTTAACGGGATTCACTTTGCAAAAGTCATCTCTGCTTTGTGGGAAGTTTAAGGAATGCTTGAAGGAACCTCTTGGGTGGAGCCTCTGTAACCCAGCGCTTTTGACCATCTTGAACGGCTATGGTTAGTTTGGGGTTAATACCTCTCAAGTCAAGTTTAGACTGACTTGGTCGATCCGCCTCCTTTGGCGGGACTCTTTAGGGCGTTAGTCGTAATCAGTTAACAGATTAGAAGGGCTAAGATTTATGAGTTAGTTGATAGATTTGTTCAACATCTTTGTCACCGCGACCGGAGATATTAACGATGATAATTTCATTGGGGTTCATGGTTGGAGCAAGTTTCAGGGCGTAGGCTACAGCATGAGCGCTTTCCAGGGCAGGAATGATACCTTCTGTTCGGGAAAGTCGGTGGAAGGCTTCCAGGGACTCGGTGTCAGTGATGCTTACATACTCTGCACGACCACTGTCCTTCAGATAACTATGCTCCGGTCCAACGCCGGGATAGTCCAGGCCGGCGGATATGGAGTGGGTGGCCAGAGGTTCTCCGTTTTCGTCTGCCATAACGTAGCATTTAAAGCCGTGAACGATTCCGGGAGCTCCGGCGGACAGAGGAGCAGCGTGTTTGCCGGTTTCCAGACCTAAACCTGCCGGCTCAACTCCTATGAGTTTAACGGAGGAGTCTTCTAAGAAATTGGCGAACATACCGATAGCGTTGCTGCCGCCGCCGACACAGGCCATCACTACATCAGGAAGTTTTCCTTCGGCCTCGAGTATTTGCTGGCGTGCTTCCCGGGAAATAACTGCTTGGAAGTGTTTGACAAGTGAAGGAAAAGGATGGGGGCCTACTGCCGAACCCAGCATGTAAAAGGTGTTCTCATAATTTACGGCAAAGTCCTCTAAGGCTGCATCCACAGCATCTTTTAAAGTACGTGTTCCCGATGTGACCGGGACAACTTTTGCCCCCAGGAGTTCCATGCGGAAGACGTTGAGGGATTGGCGCTTGGTATCTTCTTCTCCCATATATATAATGCATTCCATGTCAAAGAGAGCGCATGCTGTTGCTGTTGCTACGCCGTGTTGTCCGGCACCGGTTTCAGCAATGACCCGTTTAGCTCCCATACGTTTCGCCAGCAATGCTTGACCAAGAACATTATTAATCTTGTGGGCCCCGGTATGGTTAAGGTCTTCACGTTTCAGGTATACTTTAGCACCACCTAATTGTTGAGTAAGCTTTTTGGCATAGTAGAGAGGGTTGGGGCGGCCTACATACTGCCGTAAATAGTAGTCAAGCTCCTGATTAAAATCCGGATCATTCTTATGGGTTTCGAAAGCATCGTCTAATTGAGCTAAGGCATTTTCTAATTGGGGGGGAACAAAACTACCGCCAAATTCTCCGAAATATCCTTTTTCCATGGTTGATTCCTCCATCTTCTTTTAAAACTAAAAAACTTTCCGTCCTTCAAAGGACAGAAAGTTAATTTCCATTATGCCACCTTTTTGTATGGGACATACAAATGTATATTACCCATATCGGGATCTTAGATACGGAGTAGGTTCTCGGCAACAAGTAAGCAGATGCGGAGAGTAAGCCTCTCGATATCCGTGTCTCTGTAACGGGAAACCCCCGGTATCACCTACTTACTTAAAGGGTGTTCGGATTACGACTCCGAGATCCATTCAGTCTACGGGACATGTATCAGACTCCCACCTGCTCTGACTCGCTAAAACAGTCCTCAAAAAACTTACTAATTCTCTTCATTGTCTTGCATGTTAATTTTCTGTATTGTAATATGTCAGAAGGCACTTCGTCAAGGGGTGTTATGTAAAAGATTTTTTCTGTTTGATCTTATTACTTCGAACAGGTTGAATAAGGTACTATCCATTGATGTTAAACTATAGTGAAATAGAAAAACGATTAAAGCTTAAAGTTAGTTAGGGGAATATATATGAAAAAACCGGAACTATTGGCTCCTGCAGGAGATATGGAAAAGTTAAAATATGCGCTTGCCTATGGAGCGGACGCAGTATATATGGGGGGGCAGGCCTTTGGTCTGCGAGCTTACGCCGGAAATTTTGGTTGGGCGGAAATGGAGCAAGCGGTTAGCTGGACCCATGGTCTGGGGAAAAAGCTGTATGTAACGGTTAATATTTTTGCCCATGAGCCGGATTTTGCAGAGCTTCCGTCCTACCTCAAACACTTAGAGGAATTGAAAGTAGACGCTGCCATTGTTTCTGATCCGGGAGTTATTATGATGGCTAAGGAAGTGGCTCCTCGTCTGCCCTTACATTTAAGTACCCAGGCTAATAATACAAACTCCTATTCCGTCCGCTTTTGGATGAATCAAGGGATAGAGAGAGTGGTTTTGGCCCGGGAATTAACCCTACAGGAGATGAATGATGTACGTGCTAAAGTGGATGGGGGCTTAGAAATCTTTATCCATGGAGCAATGTGTATGTCATATTCCGGGCGATGCCTACTAAGCAACTACTTAACAGGCAGAGATGCTAATCGCGGGGAATGTACTCAGCCCTGCCGTTGGGGCTACGCACTTGTCGAGGAAAAGCGACCGGGGATTGCTTTTCCGATTGAAGAGGACGAACGGGGAACCTATGTGTTTAATTCCCACGATTTATGCCTCTTACCCCATCTTCCATTGTTAAAGCCAATTGACATTGACAGTTACAAAATTGAAGGGCGAATGAAAAGCGTTCAATATGTGGCTAGTACGGTTAAAGTTTATCGGGAGGCTATCGATACTTTATGGGTGCAAGGGGAAGAAGCCTTTCGGGAAAAGCTTCCACAATGGTTGGAGGAAATGGATAAAGTTAGCCACAGAGATTATTCACCAGGCTTCCTGTTTGGAAAGCCGGGTGCCAGTTCACATAACCTGGTTTCCTCTCATTATGTTCGAGATTATGATTTTGTAGGAGTCCACTTATCTGAAGAAAAAATGGCAGGACAAATCATTAAGACACCTGATGAGACCATCTCGTGGGTTGAGCAAAGGAATAATTTTAAGATCGGTGAAGTCTTAGAAGTCTTAACTCCCCAAGGAGAATGTTGGTCTTTCGAAGTAAAAGAGATGTGGGATATTGAAGGGGTACCGATGGAGGTGGCTCGTCATGCTCAACAAAAGATAAGGATGACTGTACCAAGGGAAATCCTGCCTTACAGTATTTTGCGACGAGCAAAAAGCGAGAAAAAGTAGTCAAAAAGTAAACGTAGACCCGGCCGGGCTTGTACCAAGAATCTTACGCGCGTAAGATTCTTGGTACAAGCTGAGGAGAAGCCTCCCACCCTATCGGGATTGCCCACAGTATGATTTGGATATGGGGGCGGAAAAATCGTAAGATTCTGGTTTTCTAAGAGGGAAAAGGAGTTTGGTTAGCAAACCCTACTTATCATAATAATTGTTTGTAACGAAAAGTGTTGAAGATTAAGGAGACGGGTTATGAATTTTGATAGTATTGAGCACTCAAGTCCGCCTATTTTGGGTCTGGATGTTGTTGTTAAAGCCCGGTTAGAAAGGGTGGAAATGCAGACGTTAGATAAGCTTGTCGAAGGCCTTGGACATCTGGGAATTGTTACGACAACTGATCGAGCCTTAGGGGAAGTCATGATTCAAACGACCAAGCAGTGTTGGCCGGATTTAAAGAAGGCCATAGAACAAATGCCCTTTGAGATAGAGTTTATCTAGATGCTGAGTAATACGGAGAGAAAAATTATGGAAACAGGAGATAAGTTAATGAATTTTTCCGAACCCCAAGGAGTCCAACTTTCGGATCTTGACCTGATCATAAAAGCGCGCATCGATCGTTCCCAAATCCAATTGCTTTGTAAGCTTGTCGAGGGATTAGGTCATTTGGGCGTTGTAACTACAACGAATAAGGCCTTAGGGGAAGTCATGATTCAAACCACCAGGCATTGTTGGCCTGAGTTGGAAGGAGTTGTGAAAGAAATGCCCTTAGAAATTGAATTTGTGTGAAGTAGCAGGGGGCGGTTTAGCGTTATCTAAACCGTCCTCTCTCTACTTCCGAACCATTAATTTTTTGATGGCTTGATCAAGTCCTTCTAAGGTTAACTCATACATGGGAAAGACGCTGCGTACCATATTTATGGTGTGAGAGCCGTGAACCCGATCCCAAAATTTTTCCGGTATGGGGTTAAGCCAGACATTATAAGGGAAATGTTTAGCCAAGCGCTGCAGCCAGGTAAATCCCGGTTCTTCGTTGCTAACATCCCAAAAAATATTGCCATCAATCATTGTCAGTTCACTGGGGGCCATAGCCGCATCCCCGATAATAATAACTTTGTAATCTGAACCCAGGGAATGCATAACATCATAAGTTTTGACGGCTCTTCTGGGGCTACAGCTGGCGTCCAGATGGAGCAACTCATAAAAACAATTGTGGAAGTAATAAAACTTTAAATCTTTAAAGTGAGAGGATCTATGCACTGCTGCAAACAATTGGCTGCATATTTGAGCATAAGGGGCCATAGAGCCCCCGGCATCCATTAAGACAATTAGTTTTACCGAATTTTTGCGGGGGCTTGTCCAAATAAGCTTTAGTTGACCGGCATTCTTACAAGTTTCATCAATGGTATCCTCTAGATCGAGCTGATCTTTTGCTCCATCAATACGTGTACTAAACTGGCGTAATTTACGTAACGCCACTTCAAATTGGCGTACTCCTAAGGTTTTGTCGTTGCGATACTCTCGGTAGTTTCGCTCAGAGGCCACTTTCACCGCAGATTGCCCATGGGACTCCCCGCCTATGCGGATGCCCCCCGGATGAAAGCCGGAGTGCCCAAAAGGGGAAGTTCCCCCTGTTCCTACCCAGGTATTCCCACCGTGATGAGGCCCATCTTGTTTGCGCATACGTTCTTCTAAAGCTTCCCTAAGACTTTCCCAATTGGGCAAGCCTAATTTGTTCAAGATTTCGTTGCGTTCTTCTTCAGAGAACATTTTAGCCGGCAGAGGATTTTCCATCCATTTCGAAACCTGATCCAATAACTGTTCCGGGGTTGCTATCCCCTGAAAATACTTTTGAAAGGCCAGGTCATATTGGTCAAAGTGACTTTCACTCTTAACTAAGACTGCGCGAGCAAGATAGTAAAACCCAGAAAGACTTGATTCAGCTAAGCCTTGGGCCAGGGCTTCCATTAAGGTCATCCATTCTGTGATAGAAACGGGAACCCCTTCCCGGCGTAATTGATAAAAAAAGTGTGTAAACATAGGCCATTCTACCAGCCACGTCTGCTGGCGCGGGACGTGCCATCTGTCTCACGCAAGTGCAGCTGCCTTAAAGCTAGATCGAAATCCTGGTTCTTCTTTAATAACGCTCCAAGAAAGGGGATCTCTTTGGCAATCTTATCAGGATCAATTCCTCCGATGGTTAAGGCTTGCACCCAATCGAGAAGTTCGCTGGTACTGGGTTTTTTCTGTAAGCCTGAGACACTGCGCAGCCAATAAAAGGACTTTAAGGCCTCGGCAAGGAGGAGGGTATCTAATTGGGGGAAATGGACATGAACAATCTCTTCCATCATTGTTTGATCGGGAAAGTCGATATAATGGAATACACAGCGCCTTAAAAAGGCATCGGGAAGCTCCTTTTCTGCATTGCTTGTTATAATCACAATGGGACGATGTTTGGTTGCAATGGTTTCTCCGGTTTCAGGGATATAGAAATTCATAACGTCTAATTCCCAAAGCAGATCATTAGGGAATTCTAAGTCAGCCTTGTCGATCTCATCGATCAAAAGTACCACCCGCTCCTCGGACTGGAAGGCTTCGCCGAGTTTTCCGAGCTTAATATATTGTTTGATGTCGGATACATTTTGCCCCCCAAATTGACTGTCGTAGAGGCGCTGAACTGTGTCATAGACGTAGAGACCGTCTTGGGCTTTAGTGGTGGATTTTATATTCCAAACTATTAAGCGGAGGCCCAGGGAGCGAGCGATGCTCTCGGCCAGTACAGTTTTCCCTGTGCCAGGCTCTCCTTTTATCAGGAGCGGTCGTTTTAAAGCGACTGAGATATTGACACTATTGCTAAGATCCTTGGAAACTATGTAATCCTCAGTACCTTGATAGATTAGCTCATCAGTCATTTAGATATTTCCCCCTGTTCTGATTAAACTTGTATCAACATAATACCACTATTTGGTGGGTTTTGGGCAACAATTTATCAGACTATTGAATTTTTATAGCGTGAGGTATCGGAGCAAGTCTATCCCTCTTATCCATTGATTGAGAGCAGCGTCCAACTAAAATTAAATTACATAAAATGGAATTAAAGTCTCGATTTTGTTGTGAGAACTGACTTAGGACTACGAAGATTGCTTTAGCAGATAATATTTAAATTTAATTACTTACAAACGTTAAGTAGTTTTAACATATAGGATATCTTCAATAATTATTAGTTGTTTCCATAACAAATTAGAGTATTTAGAGATGTATTAAGTTGCAGAACTATTGACTATTCATGGCTTTAGCGATACTATTATTAACTAACATAGGTCAAAAGTCCCATACACTATAGCCCAAAAGTCCTAGCGAAATTTGTCAAAAAATACAAATTTTAAGATTATTTTGGGGACAAGTTAAATTTTACACTAGCCGCTTAAGGTTATTTTCCATTAATATTAAATATTTTTTATGCTATAATATACCTATTATTGTTTTAATTACATAATTAGCCTGAATCCATTAAAGAGAGAATTAGTCGTCCGGGTTCCTTGGGGGGGTAACTTAAAGCTTGCAACGGAAAGGTGTCAGTAAGAGTGTATGGAAAAGCCTAAACAGAAAATAAAGCTGGGCGAACTCTTAATGGGAGCAGGAATGCTTACACAGGCTCAGCTAGAAGAGGTGTTAGCTGAACAAGGAAAGTCCAGAAAACGGATGGGGCAAATCCTTATTGAGCGTAACATTCTAACAGAAGAAGAAATCATGGATACTCTCGCTGTGCAGCTTTCTCTCGAACGTTTTGATATTGGCAAAGCCTTTATTGATCCGGAAGTAGCTAGATGCATCCCGAAAGAAGTGGCAAAAAAATATAATCTGATTCCCTTTGGTGAAAAAGATGGCAAACTGCAAGTAGCTATGAGCGATCCTCTCAATATCTTCGCCATAGATGATATTTCGTTTATAACGCAAAAGCCTATTCAACCTTGTATTGCAGGATTCGAGGCCATTGAAAAGGCCATCGAGCTATATTTCAGCAAACAATCTACCGATAAAGCCTTAGAAGACTTGAAAAAGGAATACAAGGTTGAACTTGACGGTAAGTACGATCAAGCTATCATTGATGAAGTTCAGAGCGCTCCGGCAGTAAGGCTTACCAATTCAATTGTGAATCAGGCCATTACTTCTGGGGCAAGCGATATACATATAGAACCCTTTGAAAAGGAAGTAAAGGTTCGTTATCGAATTGACGGGGTTTTAGTGGCCAGTATGGCAATCCCTAAGAGCTTGTACTCATCAGTGTGCACCCGTATTAAAATCATGGCGGGGATGAACATTGCTGAAAATAGAATCCCTCAAGACGGAAGGAACGAAATGGAGGTTGGGGGGAGGAGCTATGATTTCCGGGTTTCCTCATTGCCCACTGTATTTGGAGAGAAAATAGTAATTCGGATTCTTGATGGGAAAAACTTTGATTTAAACAGAAGTATGATTGGCTTTACTAATCATGATAATGCTATTCTTAACAGGATTCTAAGCATGCCCTATGGAATTGTCCTCTTAACAGGTCCTACGGGAAGTGGGAAATCTACCACTCTTTATACAATTCTAAAAGAGTTTAACACTGTCGACAAAAATATTGTAACTGTTGAAGATCCTGTAGAATACACCTTGCTGGGTATTAACCAAGTTCAAGTTAATTCAAAAGCAGGATTAACCTTTGCTTCCAGTTTGAGAAGCATTCTCAGGCAAGATCCGGATATTATCATGATCGGAGAAATGCGGGACGAAGAAACGGCTCATATCGCAGTCCGGGCGGCTATAACCGGTCACTTGGTATTTTCCACCCTCCATACCAATGATGCCCCTACCTCCTTGACCCGCTTAGTAGATATGGGAATTGCTCCTTATCTGGTTGCGGAGTCCACTATTGGGATCATAAGCCAAAGACTCCTGCGCAAACTCTGCCCCTCCTGCAAAAGAGGTTATCTGGCAGATGATCGGGAGAAAAAAATCCTGCGGGATCTGAACGTTGTAAAATTATATAAACCAACAGGTTGCCCCGCTTGTAATAATACCGGCTATAAAGGCCGTATTGCCATCCATGAGGTCTTATACTTAGATAGTAAAATGCGCAGTATTATTGAAAAAGGTGCCAATGCCGATGAGTTGAGAACCCTTGCCGTCAAGAACGGGATGGTGCCCCTTTATGAAAACTGTAAGAGGCTCGTTATCAATGGAGTTACCAGTATTAATGAAATGGTTCGTACAGTCTACGCCAGAGATTAGTCTATAACAATTAACACTTCTGAATCTCGAAAAGAGGTAGTAAAAGAGGATGCCTATATATACCTTTAGGGCCAAAAAGTTAAATGGAGAAGAACTCACAGGTACTCAAGAATTTGCGTCCATAGAGGTTCTTAAGGCCATGTTGTCCGATCAAGGTTTTTTTCTCATTGATGCTCAGATTAAAGGAAAAGAATACAGCTTTGGCGAATTGCTCAAACGAGTTGACATGAAGGATATTTCCCTTTTCTGTCGACAATTCTCGGTTATTCTAAATGCTGGGATTCCCATTGTCGAGGCTATAGCCATATTACGAGATCAGGTGGAAAAAAAGAAATTCCGAGATACCTTAGAAGATGTCCACGACCAACTCCAAAGAGGTAATCTGTTTTCCAGCACTCTGCAGGCTCATCCCAAGGTTTTCCCGGATTTTATGATAAACATGGTTGAAGTGGGTGAAGCGAGCGGAACCTTAGATTCCATTATGATTAGCTTGGCTGAGTATTATGAAAAAGAGAACAAGCTACGTCGTAAAATCAAAAGCGCTATGACTTATCCCATGATTCTCCTAATTCTGATGATTGGTGTCGTCACCTTGCTGATGGTTAAGGTTCTTCCCACCTTTTCTAATATCCTGCAGTCCATGGGAGGGGAACTGCCTGCCTTGACTAAAATCCTCATGGGGATGAGCGATTTTATGGTTCAGAATGTGGCGTTGATTTTTGCGATTGTGGCACTTGGAGGAATAGGGCTAAGAGTTCTTTCCAAGAATGATGAATTTAGATTTTGGCTGGATTCTTTAAAATTACGAGCCCCGGTGATTAAAGCAACCGTAGTAAAAGTAATCACTGCTCGATTCGCGAGAAGTATGGGGATTTTACTTAAAAGCGGCATACCGATTATCCGTTCCTTTGAGATTATGAATGATTTGCTGGGGAATCGGGTGGTAGCTCACAAGTTTACCGAATGCCGGGATGAAGTTATGGAGGGCAAGGGGATATCAGGCTCCATTAAGAAGATGGGAGTGTTTCCGCCTATGCTAATTCATATGATTGAGGTAGGAGAAGCCACCGGACAATTAGACGAAATGCTTACTAGAACAGCTGGATTCTTCGATGAGGAGGTGGAGGAAGCCATCGAGAAACTGACGGCCATGATTGAACCTGCCATGATCGTTATAATGGCAGTGGTCGTAGGGACAGTGGTTATGGCAATGATGTTGCCAATGGTCAGCATTATGCAGTCGGTACAACAATAAATATAGGGGAGGTATGAAGAGGTGGAACTTAGACAACGTATGGACAAGCTTAAACAAAAGCAAAAGGGATTTACGCTTGTGGAATTAATTGTAGTTATTGCCATTATTGGGATTTTGGCAGGGGTTATGTTACCGAGGTATTTTGGGTTTACAGATAATGCAAGAGTAGGAGTTGCGATTTCTGAAGCTAAATCTGTAAGAGCAATAGCAGAAGCTTATTATTCGAGTAACGGGACATGGCCTCAACCGACCAAATCTAGTGAAAGTAGTACTGTTGATACAATTAATGGAACTACATTTACTGGAGCTACAATAGGTGCGCTTAATACAACAAATGGTTCTTTTGATTATACAGCAAAAAATAAGAAAAAAGCTCATTGCGATGAAAATGGTGTAGTTACTGAAAAATCATAGAATTTTGGTCATAGCTAATGACAAGAATTTTAAATTAATTTTATAAATCTGATTAACAATTTAATTGCTAATACAATTAAATTGTAAGGAGGTAGGAAAAATGGAAATAAAACTGCATATGGAGAAGTTTAAACAAAAACGAAAAGGATTTACTCTTGTAGAATTAATTGTTGTCATAGCTATTATCGGAATCTTGGCGGGCGTTATGCTGCCTAAGTATTTTGGATTTTCAGATGATGCCAGAAAGGCTGCAGCAATATCAGAAGCCAAAAGTATAAGAACACTTCTAGAAACATATTCTGCAAACGATCCTGAAGGAGACTGGCCATCATTAACTAATGCAACATCAGTAACAGTGAATTCTGAAACTACTACATTTCCCGGTAAAATTACGACTAGCACAGATGGAGCTTTTGATTATGTAGCAAATAATGGTTATACTGCGGAATGCACAGAAAATGGGACTATTACTGCCAGTAAGACCCCTGCTTCAGGTGGTTAATCAGGTAATATTAACTGAAGAATCGCTATAACAACAGGGGTTATAACGATTCTTCACATAGAGCTATCGTAAAAAATAAAATTCACGTTACTTATTTGTCAAACATTATCCTGATCAAGGAGGAGAATAATTGGAACTTAGACAACAACTAAAGAATCTAAAGCAAAATCGAAAAGGCTTCACTCTCGTGGAGTTAATTGTTGTTATAGCCATTATTGGAATTTTAGCTGGGATTATGCTACCAAGATATTATTCTTTTACCGATGACGCCAGAAGAGGTGCTGCAATATCTGAGGCAAAATCTATTAGAACTATGTCTGAAACCTTTTATGCTAAGTATGGTAAGTGGCCGGAAGTTTCTGGTGATTCTAATTTCAAAGTTCAAACTGGTGTAGAGAGTGATGGTGATCCTAGTTATTCAGATTCGCCCACATTTACAGGTACTATTGATGGAATTGGTACTGCTGATCCGATGAAAGATGGTACCTTCGAATATGAAAAAGCTGGAGAGACCGCAACTTGTGATGAAGACGGAGCAGTTACTGCAGACTAATCAATTTTATAGAAACAATACAGATCCAAAATCTGTA comes from Desulfosporosinus meridiei DSM 13257 and encodes:
- a CDS encoding VanW family protein translates to MKKIKCFRNRKLSYLFFLSILCISLFSGCNSLDHTPDYSSSQVPDKQISQDNQVAKAKTLNSVMPEGSKIDDLDLSGTPLVEASTKIENWAKDKLEETRVLLYNNTEIPLTLTDIGFEVDTEKTIDQTQTNPGTIQPSVFKVNSEVASQKLQEKLTKFNTPAKDAAYKIEKDKVVIQPSEPGRRADVEQLISKIENLSLSEVPTRIEIPMAEVSPAVTTESIKDLAFDSIIGEFSTNFLVKEQNRSANLTAAAKALDGKLLKPGETLSFNQVVGPREPGTGYKEAYVLINGEYVKGTGGGICQVSSTLYNAVLLSNLEIVERMPHAVVVGYVPPGQDATVNYPNIDFKFKNNSQSLAYLRTEVKSGVLTVRIWGKKTGNTVRIERQVEREIPYTTKRRLDPKLPKGRVVRDQGGVKGIVVNTWQVIRDESGSETKKFLGRDSYAPTNRIFRVGT
- the mltG gene encoding endolytic transglycosylase MltG, which produces MARKKKTMGILTWIILLSVVGGFGVLSWWSWATKPYSTSGNSVKITISPGTTAAQLARELQERQLIRSAEMFQLLARERRDDFKLYVGDYQIAPTMSPKEMIEHLISGSTSVDTNMVTIPEGYTTEQIIELLVQKGIGSKGELTKVVTEDSFPYEFLKDAPQGIHRLEGYLFPNTYDIPVETSPHEAIDLLLRQFAKELTPEVQQQLVAMKLSVAQWVILGSLIEKEAVRESDRALIASVLFNRLKINQPLQIDATIQFLLGTPKPKLSYQDLQIPSPYNTYLHAGYPPGPIASPGHASLQAVLNPAQTDFRYYVAKKDGYHVFAKTYAEHLKNVELYQ
- the trpB gene encoding tryptophan synthase subunit beta, with the protein product MEKGYFGEFGGSFVPPQLENALAQLDDAFETHKNDPDFNQELDYYLRQYVGRPNPLYYAKKLTQQLGGAKVYLKREDLNHTGAHKINNVLGQALLAKRMGAKRVIAETGAGQHGVATATACALFDMECIIYMGEEDTKRQSLNVFRMELLGAKVVPVTSGTRTLKDAVDAALEDFAVNYENTFYMLGSAVGPHPFPSLVKHFQAVISREARQQILEAEGKLPDVVMACVGGGSNAIGMFANFLEDSSVKLIGVEPAGLGLETGKHAAPLSAGAPGIVHGFKCYVMADENGEPLATHSISAGLDYPGVGPEHSYLKDSGRAEYVSITDTESLEAFHRLSRTEGIIPALESAHAVAYALKLAPTMNPNEIIIVNISGRGDKDVEQIYQLTHKS
- a CDS encoding peptidase U32 family protein, which gives rise to MKKPELLAPAGDMEKLKYALAYGADAVYMGGQAFGLRAYAGNFGWAEMEQAVSWTHGLGKKLYVTVNIFAHEPDFAELPSYLKHLEELKVDAAIVSDPGVIMMAKEVAPRLPLHLSTQANNTNSYSVRFWMNQGIERVVLARELTLQEMNDVRAKVDGGLEIFIHGAMCMSYSGRCLLSNYLTGRDANRGECTQPCRWGYALVEEKRPGIAFPIEEDERGTYVFNSHDLCLLPHLPLLKPIDIDSYKIEGRMKSVQYVASTVKVYREAIDTLWVQGEEAFREKLPQWLEEMDKVSHRDYSPGFLFGKPGASSHNLVSSHYVRDYDFVGVHLSEEKMAGQIIKTPDETISWVEQRNNFKIGEVLEVLTPQGECWSFEVKEMWDIEGVPMEVARHAQQKIRMTVPREILPYSILRRAKSEKK
- a CDS encoding DUF4911 domain-containing protein — protein: MNFDSIEHSSPPILGLDVVVKARLERVEMQTLDKLVEGLGHLGIVTTTDRALGEVMIQTTKQCWPDLKKAIEQMPFEIEFI
- a CDS encoding DUF4911 domain-containing protein translates to MNFSEPQGVQLSDLDLIIKARIDRSQIQLLCKLVEGLGHLGVVTTTNKALGEVMIQTTRHCWPELEGVVKEMPLEIEFV
- a CDS encoding vWA domain-containing protein produces the protein MFTHFFYQLRREGVPVSITEWMTLMEALAQGLAESSLSGFYYLARAVLVKSESHFDQYDLAFQKYFQGIATPEQLLDQVSKWMENPLPAKMFSEEERNEILNKLGLPNWESLREALEERMRKQDGPHHGGNTWVGTGGTSPFGHSGFHPGGIRIGGESHGQSAVKVASERNYREYRNDKTLGVRQFEVALRKLRQFSTRIDGAKDQLDLEDTIDETCKNAGQLKLIWTSPRKNSVKLIVLMDAGGSMAPYAQICSQLFAAVHRSSHFKDLKFYYFHNCFYELLHLDASCSPRRAVKTYDVMHSLGSDYKVIIIGDAAMAPSELTMIDGNIFWDVSNEEPGFTWLQRLAKHFPYNVWLNPIPEKFWDRVHGSHTINMVRSVFPMYELTLEGLDQAIKKLMVRK